A genome region from Macaca fascicularis isolate 582-1 chromosome 3, T2T-MFA8v1.1 includes the following:
- the FLNC gene encoding filamin-C isoform X2, with protein sequence MMNNSGYSDAGLGLGDETDEMPSTEKDLAEDAPWKKIQQNTFTRWCNEHLKCVGKRLTDLQRDLSDGLRLIALLEVLSQKRMYRKFHPRPNFRQMKLENVSVALEFLEREHIKLVSIDSKAIVDGNLKLILGLIWTLILHYSISMPMWEDEDDEDARKQTPKQRLLGWIQNKVPQLPITNFNRDWQDGKALGALVDNCAPGLCPDWEAWDPNQPVENAREAMQQADDWLGVPQVIAPEEIVDPNVDEHSVMTYLSQFPKAKLKPGAPVRSKQLNPKKAIAYGPGIEPQGNTVLQPAHFTVQTVDAGVGEVLVYIEDPEGHTEEAKVVPNNDKDRTYAVSYVPKVAGLHKVTVLFAGQNIERSPFEVNVGMALGDANKVSARGPGLEPVGNVANKPTYFDIYTAGAGTGDVAVVIVDPQGRRDTVEVALEDKGDSTFRCTYRPVMEGPHTVHVAFAGAPITRSPFPVHVSEACNPNACRASGRGLQPKGVRVKEVADFKVFTKGAGSGELKVTVKGPKGTEEPVKVREAGDGVFECEYYPVVPGKYVVTITWGGYAIPRSPFEVQVSPEAGVQKVRAWGPGLETGQVGKSADFVVEAIGTEVGTLGFSIEGPSQAKIECDDKGDGSCDVRYWPTEPGEYAVHVICDDEDIRDSPFIAHILPAPPDCFPDKVKAFGPGLEPTGCIVDKPAEFTIDARAAGKGDLKLYAQDADGCPIDIKVIPNGDGTFRCSYVPTKPIKHTIIISWGGVNVPKSPFRVNVGEGSHPERVKVYGPGVEKTGLKANEPTYFTVDCSEAGQGDVSIGIKCAPGVVGPAEADIDFDIIKNDNDTFTVKYTPPGAGRYTIMVLFANQEIPASPFHIKVDPSHDASKVKAEGPGLNRTGVEVGKPTHFTVLTKGAGKAKLDVQFAGTAKGEAVRDFEIIDNHDYSYTVKYTAVQQGNMAVTVTYGGDPVPKSPFVVNVAPPLDLSKIKVQGLNSKVAVGQEQAFSVNTRGAGGQGQLDVRMTSPSRRPIPCKMEPGGGAEAQAVRYMPPEEGPYKVDITYDGHPVPGSPFAVEGVLPPDPSKVCAYGPGLKGGLVGTPAPFSIDTKGAGTGGLGLTVEGPCEAKIECQDNGDGSCAVSYLPTEPGEYTINILFAEAHIPGSPFKATIRPVFDPSKVRASGPGLERGKAGEAATFTVDCSEAGEAELTIEILSDAGVKAEVLIHNNADGTYHITYSPAFPGTYTITIKYGGHPVPKFPTRVHVQPAVDTSGVKVSGPGVEPHGVLREVTTEFTVDARSLTATGGNHVTARVLNPSGAKTDTYVTDNGDGTYRVQYTAYEEGVHLVEVLYDEVAVPKSPFRVGVTEGCDPTRVRAFGPGLEGGLVNKANRFTVETRGAGTGGLGLAIEGPSEAKMSCKDNKDGSCTVEYIPFTPGDYDVNITFGGRPIPGSPFRVPVKDVVDPGKVKCSGPGLGAGVRARVPQTFTVDCSQAGRAPLQVAVLGPTGVAEPVEVRDNGDGTHTVHYTPATDGPYTVAVKYADQEVPRSPFKIKVLPAHDASKVRASGPGLNASGIPASLPVEFTIDARDAGEGLLTVQILDPEGKPKKANIRDNGDGTYTVSYLPDMSGRYTITIKYGGDEIPYSPFRIHALPTGDASKCLVTVSIGGHGLGACLGPRIQIGQETVITVDAKAAGEGKVTCTVSTPDGAELDVDVVENHDGTFDIYYTAPEPGKYVITIRFGGEHIPNSPFHVLATEEPVVPVEPMESMLRPFNLVIPFAVQKGELTGEVRMPSGKTARPNITDNKDGTITVRYAPTEKGLHQMGIKYDGNHIPGSPLQFYVDAINSRHVSAYGPGLSHGMVNKPATFTIVTKDAGEGGLSLAVEGPSKAEITCKDNKDGTCTVSYLPTAPGDYSIIVRFDDKHIPGSPFTAKITGDDSMRTSQLNVGTSTDVSLKITESDLSQLTASIRAPSGNEEPCLLKRLPNRHIGISFTPKEVGEHVVSVRKSGKHVTNSPFKILVGPSEIGDASKVRVWGKGLSEGHTFQVAEFIVDTRNAGYGGLGLSIEGPSKVDINCEDMEDGTCKVTYCPTEPGTYIINIKFADKHVPGSPFTVKVTGEGRMKESITRRRQAPSIATIGSTCDLNLKIPGNWFQMVSAQERLTRTFTRSSHTYTRTERTEISKTRGGETKREVRVEESTQVGGDPFPAVFGDFLGRERLGSFGSITRQQEGEASSQDMTAQVTSPSGKMEAAEIVEGEDSAYSVRFVPQEMGPHTVAVKYRGQHVPGSPFQFTVGPLGEGGAHKVRAGGTGLERGVAGVPAEFSIWTREAGAGGLSIAVEGPSKAEIAFEDRKDGSCGVSYVVQEPGDYEVSIKFNDEHIPDSPFVVPVASLSDDARRLTVTSLQETGLKVNQPASFAVQLNGARGVIDARVHTPSGAVEECYVSELDSDKHTIRFIPHENGVHSIDVKFNGAHIPGSPFKIRVGEQSQAGDPGLVSAYGPGLEGGTTGVSSEFIVNTLNAGSGALSVTIDGPSKVQLDCRECPEGHVVTYTPMAPGNYLIAIKYGGPQHIVGSPFKAKVTGPRLSGGHSLHETSTVLVETVTKSSSSRGSSYSSIPKFSSDASKVVTRGPGLSQAFVGQKNSFTVDCSKAGTNMMMVGVHGPKTPCEEVYVKHMGNRVYNVTYTVKEKGDYILIVKWGDESVPGSPFKVKVP encoded by the exons ATGATGAACAACAGCGGCTACTCAGACGCCGGCCTCGGCCTGGGCGACGAGACGGACGAGATGCCGTCCACGGAGAAGGACCTGGCGGAGGACGCGCCGTGGAAGAAGATCCAGCAGAACACATTCACGCGCTGGTGCAATGAGCACCTCAAGTGCGTGGGCAAGCGCCTGACCGACCTGCAGCGCGACCTCAGCGACGGGCTCCGGCTCATCGCGCTGCTCGAGGTGCTCAGCCAGAAGCGCATGTACCGCAAGTTCCACCCGCGCCCCAACTTTCGCCAAATGAAGCTGGAGAACGTGTCCGTGGCCCTCGAGTTCCTGGAGCGTGAGCACATCAAGCTTGTGTCCATAG ACAGCAAGGCCATCGTGGATGGGAACCTGAAGCTGATCCTTGGCCTGATCTGGACGCTGATCCTGCACTACTCCATCTCCATGCCCATGTGGGAGGATGAAGATGATGAGGACGCCCGCAAACAGACACCCAAGCAGCGACTGCTCGGCTGGATCCAGAACAAGGTGCCCCAGCTGCCCATCACCAACTTCAACCGTGACTGGCAGGATGGCAAAGCTCTGGGTGCCCTGGTGGACAACTGTGCCCCTG GTCTCTGCCCCGACTGGGAGGCCTGGGATCCCAACCAGCCCGTGGAGAACGCCCGAGAGGCCATGCAGCAGGCCGACGACTGGCTTGGGGTGCCCCAG GTCATTGCCCCTGAGGAGATCGTGGACCCCAATGTGGATGAGCATTCTGTTATGACATATCTGTCCCAGTTCCCCAAGGCCAAGCTCAAACCCGGCGCCCCTGTTCGATCCAAGCAGCTGAACCCCAAGAAAGCCATCGCCTATGGGCCTG GCATCGAGCCACAGGGCAACACAGTGCTGCAGCCTGCCCACTTCACCGTGCAGACGGTGGACGCAGGCGTGGGCGAGGTGCTGGTCTACATCGAAGACCCCGAAGGCCACACCGAGGAG GCCAAGGTGGTTCCCAACAATGACAAAGACCGCACCTACGCTGTCTCCTATGTGCCCAAGGTCGCTGGGTTACACAAG GTGACCGTGCTCTTTGCTGGCCAGAACATTGAACGCAGTCCCTTTGAGGTGAACGTGGGCATGGCCCTGGGAGATGCCAACAAGGTGTCAGCCCGTGGTCCTGGCCTGGAACCTGTGGGCAATGTGGCCAACAAACCCACCTACTTTGACATCTACACTGCGG GGGCCGGCACTGGCGATGTTGCTGTGGTGATCGTGGACCCACAGGGCCGGCGGGACACAGTGGAGGTCGCCCTGGAGGACAAGGGTGACAGCACGTTCCGCTGCACATACAGACCTGTCATGGAGGGGCCACACACCGTACATGTGGCCTTTGCGGGTGCCCCCATCACCCGCAGTCCCTTCCCTGTCCACGTGTCAGAAG CCTGTAACCCCAATGCCTGCCGCGCCTCTGGGCGAGGCCTGCAGCCCAAGGGTGTTCGTGTGAAAGAGGTGGCTGACTTCAAGGTGTTTACCAAGGGTGCCGGCAGCGGGGAGCTCAAGGTCACAGTCAAGGGGCCAA AGGGCACAGAGGAGCCAGTGAAGGTGCGGGAGGCTGGGGACGGTGTGTTCGAGTGCGAGTACTACCCGGTAGTGCCTGGGAAGTATGTGGTGACCATCACGTGGGGCGGCTATGCCATCCCTCGCAG CCCCTTTGAGGTACAGGTGAGCCCAGAGGCAGGAGTGCAAAAGGTCCGGGCCTGGGGTCCTGGTTTGGAGACTGGCCAGGTGGGCAAGTCAGCTGACTTTGTGGTGGAAGCCATTGGCACCGAGGTGGGGACACTGG GCTTCTCCATCGAGGGGCCCTCACAAGCCAAGATCGAATGTGATGACAAGGGGGATGGCTCCTGCGATGTGCGGTACTGGCCTACGGAGCCTGGGGAGTACGCTGTGCACGTCATCTGTGACGACGAGGACATCCGAGACTCACCCTTCATTGCCCACATCTTGCCCGCCCCACCTGACTGCTTCCCAGATAAG GTGAAGGCCTTTGGGCCTGGCCTGGAGCCTACAGGCTGCATCGTGGACAAGCCCGCTGAGTTCACCATTGATGCCCGTGCAGCTGGCAAGGGAGACCTGAAGCTCTATGCCCAG GACGCGGACGGCTGTCCCATCGACATCAAGGTGATCCCCAACGGCGATGGCACCTTCCGCTGCTCCTACGTGCCCACCAAGCCCATTAAGCACACCATCATCATCTCCTGGGGAGGCGTAAACGTGCCCAAGAGCCCCTTCCGG GTGAACGTGGGCGAGGGCAGCCACCCCGAGCGGGTGAAAGTGTACGGCCCCGGCGTGGAGAAGACAGGCCTCAAGGCCAACGAGCCCACCTACTTCACCGTGGACTGCAGCGAGGCAGGGCAAG GTGACGTGAGCATTGGCATCAAGTGCGCCCCCGGCGTGGTGGGCCCTGCAGAGGCTGACATCGACTTCGACATCATCAAGAATGACAATGACACCTTCACCGTCAAGTACACGCCACCGGGGGCGGGCCGCTACACCATCATGGTGCTGTTTGCCAACCAG GAGATCCCCGCCAGCCCCTTCCACATCAAGGTGGACCCATCCCACGATGCCAGCAAAGTCAAGGCCGAGGGCCCTGGGCTGAATCGCACAG GTGTGGAAGTTGGGAAGCCCACCCACTTCACGGTGCTGACCAAGGGAGCCGGCAAGGCCAAGTTGGATGTGCAGTTTGCAGGGACAGCCAAGGGCGAGGCTGTGCGGGACTTTGAGATCATAGACAACCATGACTATTCCTACACTGTCAAGTACACCGCTGTCCAGCAG GGCAACATGGCAGTGACAGTGACCTACGGTGGGGACCCTGTCCCCAAGAGCCCCTTTGTGGTGAATGTGGCACCCCCGCTGGACCTCAGCAAAATCAAAGTTCAGGGCCTCAATAGCA AGGTGGCTGTGGGACAGGAACAAGCATTCTCTGTGAACACACGAGGGGCTGGCGGTCAAGGCCAACTGGATGTGCGGATGACTTCGCCCTCTCGCCGGCCCATCCCCTGCAAGATGGAGCCAGGCGGCGGAGCGGAAGCCCAGGCTGTGCGCTACATGCCCCCGGAGGAGGGGCCCTACAAGGTGGACATCACCTACGATGGTCATCCAGTGCCTGGCAGCCCCTTTGCTGTGGAGGGTGTCCTGCCCCCTGATCCCTCCAAG GTCTGTGCTTACGGCCCCGGTCTCAAGGGTGGACTGGTAGGCACCCCCGCACCATTCTCCATCGACACCAAGGGGGCTGGCACAGGTGGCCTGGGGCTGACCGTGGAGGGCCCCTGCGAGGCCAAGATCGAGTGCCAGGACAATGGTGATGGCTCATGTGCTGTCAGCTACCTGCCCACGGAGCCTGGCGAGTACACCATCAACATCCTGTTTGCTGAAGCCCACATCCCTGGCTCGCCCTTCAAAGCTACCATCCGGCCCGTGTTTGACCCAAGCAAGGTGCGGGCCAGTGGGCCGGGCCTGGAGCGCGGCAAGGCCGGTGAGGCAGCCACCTTCACTGTGGACTGCTCAGAGGCAGGCGAGGCAGAGCTGACCATTGAGATCCTGTCGGATGCCGGGGTCAAGGCCGAGGTGCTGATTCACAATAATGCGGATGGCACCTACCACATCACCTACAGCCCTGCCTTCCCCGGCACCTACACCATTACCATCAAATATGGCGGGCATCCGGTGCCCAAATTCCCCACCCGCGTCCATGTGCAGCCTGCGGTCGATACCAGTGGCGTCAAGGTCTCAGGGCCTGGTGTTGAGCCACATG GTGTCCTGCGGGAGGTGACCACTGAGTTCACTGTGGATGCAAGATCCTTAACAGCCACAGGCGGCAACCACGTGACGGCTCGCGTGCTCAACCCCTCGGGGGCCAAGACAGACACTTATGTGACAGACAATGGGGACGGCACCTACCGAGTACAGTACACCGCCTACGAGGAGG GCGTGCATTTGGTGGAGGTCCTGTATGATGAGGTCGCTGTGCCGAAGAGCCCCTTCCGAGTGGGTGTCACCGAGGGCTGTGATCCCACCCGCGTCCGGGCCTTCGGGCCAGGCCTGGAGGGTGGCTTGGTTAACAAGGCCAACCGCTTCACTGTGGAGACCAG GGGAGCCGGCACCGGGGGCCTTGGCCTAGCCATCGAGGGTCCCTCGGAAGCCAAGATGTCCTGCAAGGACAACAAGGATGGTAGCTGCACTGTGGAGTACATCCCCTTCACCCCTGGAGACTATGACGTCAACATCACCTTCGGGGGGCGGCCCATCCCAG GGAGCCCATTCCGGGTGCCGGTGAAGGATGTGGTGGACCCTGGGAAGGTGAAGTGCtcggggccagggctgggggctggTGTCAGGGCCCGGGTCCCCCAGACCTTCACAGTGGACTGCAGTCAAGCTGGCCGGGCACCCCTGCAGGTGGCTGTGCTGGGCCCCACAG GTGTGGCCGAGCCTGTGGAGGTGCGGGACAATGGAGATGGCACCCACACTGTCCACTACACCCCAGCCACTGATGGGCCCTACACGGTAGCTGTCAAGTATGCGGACCAGGAGGTGCCACGCAG CCCTTTCAAGATCAAGGTCCTTCCAGCTCATGATGCCAGCAAGGTGCGAGCCAGCGGCCCAGGCCTCAATGCCTCTGGGATCCCTGCCAGTCTGCCTGTGGAGTTCACCATCGACGCAAGGGACGCGGGCGAGGGGTTGCTCACGGTCCAGATCCTG GACCCCGAGGGTAAACCCAAGAAGGCCAACATCCGGGACAATGGGGATGGCACGTACACTGTGTCCTACCTGCCAGACATGAGCGGCCGGTACACCATCACCATCAAGTATGGCGGCGATGAGATCCCCTACTCACCCTTCCGCATCCATGCTCTGCCCACCGGGGACGCCAGCAAGTGCCTCGTCACAG TGTCCATTGGAGGCCACGGCCTGG GTGCCTGCCTGGGCCCCCGAATCCAGATTGGGCAGGAGACGGTGATCACAGTGGATGCCAAGGCAGCCGGCGAGGGGAAGGTGACATGCACGGTGTCCACGCCGGATGGGGCAGAGCTCGATGTGGACGTGGTTGAGAACCACGATGGTACCTTTGACATCTACTACACAGCGCCCGAGCCGGGCAAGTACGTCATCACCATCCGCTTCGGGGGCGAGCACATCCCGAACAGCCCCTTCCACGTACTG GCCACAGAGGAGCCAGTGGTGCCTGTGGAGCCAATGGAATCCATGCTGAGGCCCTTCAACCTGGTCATCCCCTTTGCGGTGCAGAAAGGGGAGCTCACAG GAGAGGTGCGGATGCCCTCAGGGAAGACGGCGCGGCCCAACATCACCGACAACAAGGACGGCACCATCACGGTGAGGTACGCACCCACCGAGAAAGGCCTGCACCAGATGGGGATCAAGTATGACGGCAACCACATCCCTG GGAGCCCCTTGCAGTTCTATGTAGATGCCATCAACAGCCGCCATGTCAGTGCCTATGGGCCAGGCCTGAGCCATGGCATGGTCAACAAGCCAGCCACCTTCACCATTGTCACCAAAGATGCTGGAGAAG GGGGTCTGTCGCTGGCCGTGGAGGGCCCATCCAAGGCAGAGATCACCTGTAAGGACAACAAGGATGGCACCTGCACCGTGTCCTACCTGCCGACCGCACCTGGAGACTACAGCATCATCGTGCGCTTCGATGACAAGCACATCCCGGGGAGCCCCTTCACCGCCAAGATCACAG GCGATGACTCCATGAGGACCTCACAGCTGAACGTGGGTACCTCCACGGATGTGTCGCTGAAGATCACCGAGAGTGATCTGAGCCAGCTAACCGCCAGCATCCGTGCCCCCTCGGGCAACGAGGAGCCCTGTCTGCTGAAGCGCCTGCCCAACCGGCACATCG GGATCTCCTTCACTCCCAAGGAGGTGGGGGAGCATGTGGTGAGCGTGCGCAAGAGTGGCAAGCACGTCACCAACAGCCCCTTCAAGATCCTGGTGGGGCCATCTGAGATCGGGGACGCCAGCAAGGTGCGGGTCTGGGGCAAGGGCCTTTCTGAGGGACACACGTTCCAGGTGGCAGAGTTCATCGTGGATACTCGCAATGCAG GGTATGGGGGCTTGGGGCTGAGTATTGAAGGCCCAAGCAAGGTGGACATCAACTGTGAGGACATGGAGGACGGGACATGCAAAGTCACCTACTGCCCCACCGAGCCCGGCACCTATATCATCAACATCAAGTTTGCTGACAAGCACGTGCCTG GAAGCCCCTTCACTGTGAAGGTGACCGGCGAGGGCCGCATGAAGGAAAGCATTACCCGGCGGAGACAGGCGCCTTCCATCGCCACCATTGGCAGCACCTGTGACCTCAACCTCAAGATCCCAG GGAACTGGTTCCAGATGGTGTCTGCCCAGGAGCGCCTGACGCGCACCTTCACACGCAGCAGCCACACCTACACCCGCACGGAGCGCACGGAAATCAGCAAGACGCGGGGCGGGGAGACAAAGCGCGAGGTGCGGGTGGAGGAGTCCACCCAGGTCGGCGGGGACCCCTTCCCTGCTGTGTTTGGGGACTTCCTGGGCCGGGAGCGCCTGGGCTCCTTCGGCAGCATCACCCGGCAGCAGGAGG GCGAGGCCAGCTCTCAGGACATGACTGCACAGGTGACCAGCCCATCGGGCAAGATGGAAGCCGCGGAGATCGTCGAGGGCGAGGACAGCGCCTACAGTGTGCGCTTTGTGCCCCAGGAGATGGGGCCCCATACGGTCGCTGTCAAGTACCGTGGCCAGCACGTGCCCGGCAGCCCCTTTCAGTTCACTGTGGGGCCGCTAGGTGAAGGCGGGGCCCACAAGGTGCGGGCCGGAGGCACAGGGCTGGAGCGAGGTGTGGCCGGCGTGCCAG CCGAGTTCAGCATCTGGACCCGGGAGGCCGGTGCTGGGGGCCTGTCCATTGCTGTGGAGGGTCCTAGCAAGGCAGAGATTGCATTTGAGGATCGCAAAGATGGCTCCTGCGGCGTCTCCTATGTTGTCCAGGAACCAG GTGACTATGAGGTCTCCATCAAGTTCAATGATGAGCACATCCCGGACAGTCCCTTTGTGGTGCCTGTGGCCTCCCTCTCGGATGACGCTCGCCGTCTCACCGTCACCAGCCTCCAG GAGACAGGGCTCAAGGTGAACCAGCCGGCGTCCTTTGCTGTGCAGCTGAACGGCGCACGGGGCGTGATTGATGCCCGGGTGCACACACCCTCGGGGGCTGTGGAGGAGTGCTACGTCTCTGAGCTAGACAGTG ACAAGCATACCATCCGCTTCATCCCCCACGAGAATGGCGTCCACTCCATCGATGTCAAGTTCAATGGTGCCCACATCCCTGGAAGTCCCTTCAAGATCCGTGTTGGGGAGCAGAGCCAGGCTGGGGACCCAGGCTTGGTGTCAGCCTATGGTCCTGGGCTCGAGGGAGGCACTACTG GTGTGTCATCAGAGTTCATCGTGAACACCCTGAACGCCGGCTCGGGGGCCTTGTCTGTCACCATTGATGGCCCCTCCAAGGTGCAGCTGGACTGTCGGGAGTGTCCTGAGGGCCACGTGGTCACTTACACTCCCATGGCCCCTGGCAACTACCTCATTGCCATCAAGTACGGTGGCCCCCAGCACATCGTGGGCAGCCCTTTCAAGGCCAAGGTCACTG GTCCGAGGCTGTCCGGAGGCCACAGCCTTCACGAAACATCCACCGTTCTGGTGGAGACTGTGACCAAGTCTTCCTCAAGCCGGGGCTCCAGCTACAGCTCCATCCCCAAGTTCTCCTCGGATGCCAGCAAGGTGGTGACTCGGGGCCCTGGGCTGTCCCAGGCCTTCGTGGGCCAGAAGAACTCCTTCACCGTGGACTGCAGCAAAGCAG gCACCAACATGATGATGGTGGGCGTGCACGGCCCCAAGACCCCCTGTGAGGAGGTGTACGTGAAGCACATGGGGAACCGGGTGTACAATGTCACCTACACCGTCAAGGAGAAAGGGGACTACATCCTCATCGTCAAGTGGGGTGACGAAAGTGTCCCTGGAAGCCCCTTCAAAGTCAAGGTCCCTTGA